Part of the Acidobacteriota bacterium genome, TCGATGCGTCCGGCACCGCCCACCACGGCGTAGAGTTCGCCGCGACCGTCCTCGGCGAAGCCGAATTCGCCACCGAAGCCGCTGGCCCAGCAGGAGGCACTGATCGCCGCCGGATTGGCCGGGTTGAGGGTGTCGGTTTTCCAGATCTGGCCGCAGGCGGCGTCCGAGTAGATGTAGTCGCCGACGATCGAGGGTACCTCCGTGCCGCGATAGACATATCCGCCCATGATCGAGATCCAGCCGCCGTTGTAGTGGCAGAGGATCGGATCGTAGTAGCTGCCGGCGGTGCGCGGGAATTCACAGGTAGTGCCGGTGTCCAGCGGACAGCCGCCGGTGGCGCATCCAGACTCGTTGTTGCCGGCCGTCTCGCAGCCCTCGCGGCATACCCAGCCGAAGTTCACCGGTGCCGGAGTGGCGGCGGCTTGCAGGTTGATCTCTTCCCACTTGTTCTGGCCCACATCCCCGATGTAGAGGTCGCCGGTGACGCGATCGAAGCTGAAGCGGAAGGGATTGCGTAGGCCATAGGCCCACACTTCGTCGCAGGCCGGCTCGGTGCCGGCGAAGGGGTTGTCCGAGGGGACGGTGTAATTGGTGGCGCCCACCCCGCAATCGTCCGGTGCCGTGGCGTTGGTATCGATGCCGCGGGTGTCGATGCGCAGCATCTTGCCGGCGAGGGTGTCCGTGCGCTGGCCGTCGCCGTTGGTGCCGGCGCCGGAGTCGCAGCCGCCACCGCCGTCGCCGGTGGAGATGTAGAGGAAGCCGTCCGGCCCGAAGGCCAGCCAGCCGCCGTTGTGGTTGCCGGCCGGGTGGTTGATCGTCATGATCGGCAAGGCCGAGCCCGGGTCCGCCACGTCGGGGTTTCCGGCCGAGCGCTGATAGCGCTCGATCACGATGTCACCGCGGGTGCCCGGTCCGAGGTCCCGCCGAGTGTAGTAGACGTAGAACAGGCCGTTGTCTTTGTACTCCGGGTCGACCGCCATGGCCAGCAGACCGCGCTCGCCGCCGGCTTCCACCGGGCCACCGGTGTCGTCCCTGAGATCGAGGAAGAAAGTCGGCAGGAAGGACTCGGTGACGCCGTCCCACACCAGAATGGCGCCCTGCTGGGTGGCGACCAGCCGCTTGCCGCGGCCGTCTTCCGGATCGACGAAGGCGACCGGGGTGGTGGCGCCGCCGGGAAATTCTCCGGCCGAA contains:
- a CDS encoding PQQ-dependent sugar dehydrogenase, which encodes MTSHSQAPPKHNRRIPSAPGVATLSALLALVLLVAVPAAHGATSCFSASCATSCTPDAPVGISTVISAGEFPGGATTPVAFVDPEDGRGKRLVATQQGAILVWDGVTESFLPTFFLDLRDDTGGPVEAGGERGLLAMAVDPEYKDNGLFYVYYTRRDLGPGTRGDIVIERYQRSAGNPDVADPGSALPIMTINHPAGNHNGGWLAFGPDGFLYISTGDGGGGCDSGAGTNGDGQRTDTLAGKMLRIDTRGIDTNATAPDDCGVGATNYTVPSDNPFAGTEPACDEVWAYGLRNPFRFSFDRVTGDLYIGDVGQNKWEEINLQAAATPAPVNFGWVCREGCETAGNNESGCATGGCPLDTGTTCEFPRTAGSYYDPILCHYNGGWISIMGGYVYRGTEVPSIVGDYIYSDAACGQIWKTDTLNPANPAAISASCWASGFGGEFGFAEDGRGELYAVVGGAGRIDCIHNGAGCPWSSGVIFADGFESGNTTVWDASVE